A part of Mycolicibacterium sp. TUM20985 genomic DNA contains:
- a CDS encoding endonuclease domain-containing protein, with product MSDRIVVATEVLADGSLTRRDLNRSYTKLHRNVYVRKGVELTPRDRARAAWLWSDRKATLVGHSAAAVLGSKWIPEHAPVEVLHSRRPPPNGITVRSYELRPAEVCTIDAMASTTAARTAYDLGRRLPLHTAVIRIDALLNATSVTPQSVSGLIEFHPGARGIRRLQNVMSFVDAGAESPQETRLRLLFVQSELPRPVTQIPVANSQGRIVRRIDMGWPQWMVGAEYDGEQHWADPESHANDIDRLEFLAAKGWSIVRLSARQLRYQQPRVVQRVRQALRARGFR from the coding sequence GTGTCCGACCGAATCGTCGTGGCCACGGAGGTCCTTGCCGATGGCAGCCTCACCCGCCGCGACCTGAACCGTAGCTACACCAAGCTGCACCGCAACGTATACGTCAGGAAGGGCGTCGAGTTGACGCCTCGCGACAGGGCCAGGGCGGCGTGGCTGTGGTCGGATCGCAAGGCGACCCTCGTCGGGCACTCTGCCGCCGCGGTTCTGGGCAGCAAGTGGATCCCAGAGCACGCGCCGGTGGAGGTCTTGCACTCCCGGCGGCCCCCGCCGAACGGCATCACCGTTCGCAGCTACGAGCTGCGCCCGGCCGAGGTGTGCACGATCGACGCCATGGCCAGCACCACCGCCGCCCGAACGGCGTACGACCTTGGTAGGCGGCTTCCCCTCCATACCGCGGTGATTCGCATCGACGCACTGCTCAACGCGACTTCGGTGACACCGCAATCCGTTTCGGGCCTCATCGAATTCCATCCAGGTGCCCGAGGCATTCGCCGCCTGCAGAACGTGATGAGCTTCGTCGACGCCGGGGCGGAGTCCCCACAGGAGACACGACTGCGGTTGCTCTTCGTCCAGTCGGAACTTCCCCGCCCGGTGACGCAAATCCCCGTTGCGAACAGTCAGGGTCGTATCGTGCGTCGAATCGACATGGGCTGGCCTCAGTGGATGGTGGGCGCCGAGTATGACGGCGAGCAGCATTGGGCAGATCCCGAAAGCCACGCCAACGACATCGACCGTCTGGAGTTCCTGGCCGCCAAGGGCTGGTCCATCGTGCGCCTCAGCGCTCGGCAATTGCGCTATCAGCAGCCGCGGGTGGTGCAACGGGTCCGACAGGCGTTGCGAGCACGCGGGTTCCGCTGA
- a CDS encoding DUF3017 domain-containing protein has product MTARGFVQKVLTAQWPILTVGLFLLAAFALVVAGYWRRGALVLAIGVGVAAVMRMALTDDRAGLLVVRSRTIDIATTATVSAALIYIALTIDPLGTS; this is encoded by the coding sequence TTGACCGCAAGGGGTTTCGTGCAGAAGGTGCTGACGGCCCAGTGGCCCATCCTCACCGTCGGCCTGTTCCTGCTCGCGGCCTTCGCGCTGGTGGTGGCGGGGTATTGGCGGCGCGGAGCTCTGGTGTTGGCGATCGGCGTCGGCGTGGCTGCGGTGATGCGCATGGCGTTGACCGACGACCGGGCCGGTCTGCTGGTGGTGCGATCGCGCACGATCGACATCGCCACCACGGCAACGGTCAGCGCTGCGCTGATCTACATCGCGTTGACGATCGACCCGCTGGGCACTAGCTAG
- a CDS encoding bifunctional methylenetetrahydrofolate dehydrogenase/methenyltetrahydrofolate cyclohydrolase has protein sequence MGAITLDGKATRDEIFVDLKQRVAALTAAGRTPGLGTVLVGDDPGSQAYVRGKHADCAKVGINSIRRDLPADISQAALDDTIDELNANPECTGYIVQLPLPRHLDENAALERIDPAKDADGLHPTNLGRLVLNEPAALPCTPRGIVHLLRRFEVQIAGAHVVVIGRGVTVGRPLGLLLTRRSENATVTLCHTGTRDLPALTRQADIIVAAVGVPHMVTPEMVKPGAAVVDVGVSRDADGKLVGDVHPGVWDVAGHVSPNPGGVGPLTRAFLLTNVVELDEAKRT, from the coding sequence GTGGGTGCAATCACCTTGGACGGCAAGGCGACGCGCGACGAGATCTTCGTCGACCTCAAGCAGCGGGTGGCGGCGTTGACCGCCGCGGGGCGGACGCCGGGGCTGGGGACCGTGCTCGTCGGTGACGACCCTGGCTCGCAGGCCTACGTGCGGGGCAAGCACGCCGACTGCGCGAAGGTGGGCATCAATTCGATCCGCCGCGACCTGCCCGCCGACATCAGCCAAGCGGCGCTCGACGACACCATCGACGAGTTGAATGCCAACCCCGAGTGCACCGGCTACATCGTGCAGCTGCCGTTGCCCAGACATCTCGATGAGAACGCGGCACTGGAACGCATCGATCCGGCGAAGGACGCCGACGGTCTGCATCCCACGAACCTCGGGCGGCTGGTGCTCAACGAGCCGGCTGCGCTGCCGTGCACGCCGCGCGGGATCGTGCATCTGCTGCGCCGTTTCGAGGTGCAGATCGCCGGGGCACACGTCGTGGTCATCGGCCGCGGTGTCACCGTGGGCCGGCCGCTGGGGCTGCTGCTCACCAGACGCTCGGAGAACGCGACGGTGACGTTGTGCCACACCGGCACTCGCGATCTGCCCGCCCTCACCCGACAGGCCGACATCATCGTCGCCGCGGTCGGTGTGCCGCACATGGTGACCCCGGAGATGGTGAAGCCGGGTGCCGCGGTGGTCGACGTCGGGGTGAGCCGCGACGCGGACGGCAAGCTCGTCGGTGACGTGCATCCTGGGGTGTGGGACGTCGCCGGTCACGTGTCGCCCAACCCCGGTGGTGTGGGCCCCTTGACGCGGGCGTTCCTGCTCACCAACGTCGTCGAGCTCGATGAGGCGAAACGAACTTGA
- a CDS encoding NADH:flavin oxidoreductase, with translation MNNTPDVFSPAKLGPVTLRNRVIKAATFEASTPDALVTDDLITYHRLPAAGGIGMTTVAYCAVSPGGRTDGWQLWMRPEAVPGLRRLTDTIHAEGAAISAQIGHAGPVANSRTNKATAYAPVRFFNPLSMRFAKRASESDIDDITAAHANAARLAIESGFDAVEVHLGHNYFASSFLSPLINRRTDGFGGSLENRAKVARGVVRAVRQAVGGRIAVTAKLNMSDGVRGGISVEESLQTAKWLEEDGGLDALELTAGSSLLNPLYLFRGDAPIKEFAGAFKPPLRWGIRMTGKKFLREYPYREAYLLDQAKQFRAELTMPLILLGGITNRETMDLAMAEGFDFVAMGRALLAEPDLIDRIRNEDAEHAVRSLCTHCNKCMATIYSHTHCVVTGSPG, from the coding sequence ATGAACAACACTCCCGATGTGTTCAGTCCGGCCAAGCTCGGCCCGGTGACCCTGCGCAACCGCGTCATCAAGGCGGCGACTTTCGAAGCGTCGACCCCCGATGCCCTGGTCACCGACGACCTGATCACCTATCACCGGCTCCCTGCCGCCGGCGGAATCGGGATGACGACCGTCGCCTACTGTGCGGTGTCTCCCGGCGGGCGTACGGATGGCTGGCAACTCTGGATGCGTCCGGAGGCCGTGCCCGGTCTGCGTCGACTGACCGACACGATCCACGCCGAGGGGGCGGCGATCAGCGCCCAGATCGGACATGCGGGACCGGTCGCCAACAGTCGGACGAACAAGGCGACGGCCTACGCGCCGGTGCGGTTCTTCAATCCACTGTCGATGCGGTTCGCCAAGCGCGCCTCCGAGTCAGACATCGACGACATCACCGCGGCCCACGCCAACGCCGCCCGCCTGGCCATCGAGTCCGGGTTCGACGCCGTCGAGGTGCATCTAGGCCACAACTACTTCGCCAGTTCATTTCTCAGCCCACTCATCAATCGCCGCACGGACGGGTTCGGCGGCTCGCTGGAGAACCGCGCCAAGGTGGCCCGCGGCGTGGTGCGGGCCGTCCGCCAGGCGGTGGGCGGCCGGATCGCGGTGACGGCGAAGCTCAACATGTCCGACGGCGTCCGAGGCGGCATCTCGGTCGAGGAGTCCCTGCAGACTGCCAAGTGGTTGGAGGAGGACGGCGGCCTCGACGCCCTCGAATTGACCGCGGGCAGTTCACTGCTCAACCCGCTGTATCTGTTTCGGGGGGACGCGCCCATCAAGGAGTTCGCGGGCGCGTTCAAGCCGCCGCTTCGCTGGGGCATCCGGATGACCGGCAAGAAGTTCCTGCGCGAGTACCCCTACCGCGAGGCCTACCTGTTGGACCAGGCCAAGCAGTTCCGCGCGGAGCTGACGATGCCGCTGATCCTGTTGGGCGGCATCACCAATCGCGAGACCATGGACCTCGCCATGGCGGAGGGCTTCGACTTCGTGGCGATGGGCCGGGCGCTGCTGGCCGAACCCGATTTGATCGACCGCATCAGGAACGAGGACGCCGAGCACGCCGTGCGGTCACTCTGCACGCACTGCAACAAGTGCATGGCCACCATCTACAGCCACACCCACTGCGTGGTGACGGGTTCCCCGGGTTAG
- a CDS encoding FHA domain-containing protein: MTRPAPPALTVRYDGSPRTFSPGNDVVVGRDLRADVRVAHPLISRAHLLLRFDQGRWVAIDNGSLNGLYVNGRRVPTADVADGMDVNIGNPDGPRLTFEVGRHHGSAGTPPQTAQVPIAQRPSTSWPSQTPSSTGYPRTQPPPPRTQPSYPQAQPPSSRPQPMYPSGPQGYRPPSTPQPSSPPPPITSSGPAATQMGPAAAPRAPEGNLATSMLKILRPGRTPDVPAGGIKIGRATDNDIVIPDVLASRHHATLVPGAGGTQIVDNRSINGTFVNGQRVDTATLHDGDVVTIGNIDLVFAGGTLARRNESDVATRTGGLDVYGVTWTIEGNKTLLDNISLTARPGTLTAVIGPSGAGKSTFARLVAGYTHPTTGQVAFEGHDVHADYASLRSRIGMVPQDDVVHGELTVRQALMYAAELRLPPDTNKADREQVVNEVLEELEMTKHLDTRVDKLSGGQRKRASVALELLTGPSLLILDEPTSGLDPALDRQVMTMLRQLADAGRVVLVVTHSLTYLDVCDQVLLLAPGGKTAFCGTPGQIGAELGTTNWADIFSSVANDPDGAKRHYLERHGPPPPPPATQQPADLGSPTRTSVPKQFSTIARRQMRLIVSDRGYFLFLAFLPFIMGALSLSVPGTVGFGVPKTALEGGAAPNEPGQILVLLNVGAIFMGTALTIRALIGERAIFLREQAVGLSTTAYMFAKVFVFAGFALLQSAVVVAINIIGKGWGAGAVTSGAVIPNRSLELYVDVAACCVGAAMVGLALSALAKTSEQIMPLLVIAIMSQLVFQGGMIPVTGRIVLDQMSWVTPARWGFASTASTIDLLRLVPGPLTPQDSHWKHTAAAWWFNIGMQGAICVGYLSFVRFKIRLKGG, encoded by the coding sequence ATGACGCGACCCGCACCCCCCGCGCTGACCGTTCGGTACGACGGATCGCCCCGCACCTTCTCGCCAGGCAACGACGTCGTCGTCGGACGCGACCTGCGGGCCGACGTTCGTGTGGCCCACCCCTTGATCTCGCGGGCGCACCTACTGCTCCGCTTCGACCAGGGTCGCTGGGTGGCCATCGACAACGGCAGCCTCAACGGTCTCTACGTGAACGGCCGACGCGTCCCGACGGCCGACGTCGCCGACGGCATGGACGTCAACATCGGCAACCCGGACGGCCCGCGGCTCACCTTCGAAGTGGGTCGCCACCACGGTTCGGCGGGCACGCCGCCGCAGACCGCTCAGGTCCCGATCGCCCAGCGACCCAGCACGTCCTGGCCCAGCCAGACACCGTCGTCCACGGGGTACCCGCGTACGCAGCCGCCCCCGCCGCGGACCCAGCCGAGTTACCCGCAGGCACAGCCGCCGTCCTCCCGGCCGCAGCCCATGTACCCGTCGGGACCGCAGGGATATCGCCCGCCGAGCACGCCGCAGCCGTCGTCACCACCGCCGCCGATCACCAGCAGCGGCCCGGCCGCCACGCAGATGGGTCCGGCCGCCGCGCCCCGCGCCCCCGAGGGCAACCTCGCGACCAGCATGCTCAAGATCCTGCGCCCCGGCAGGACGCCCGACGTGCCCGCCGGCGGAATCAAGATCGGCCGCGCCACCGACAACGACATCGTCATCCCCGACGTACTCGCCTCACGCCACCACGCGACCCTGGTGCCAGGCGCCGGCGGCACGCAGATCGTCGACAACCGCAGCATCAACGGCACGTTCGTCAACGGCCAGCGGGTCGACACCGCGACGTTGCACGACGGCGACGTGGTCACGATCGGCAACATCGACCTGGTCTTCGCCGGCGGCACGTTGGCGCGTCGCAACGAAAGCGACGTCGCCACCCGCACCGGCGGCCTGGACGTGTACGGCGTCACCTGGACCATCGAGGGCAACAAGACGCTGTTGGACAACATCTCGTTGACCGCCCGTCCCGGCACGTTGACCGCCGTGATCGGGCCGTCCGGCGCCGGCAAGTCCACGTTCGCCCGCCTCGTCGCGGGCTACACCCACCCCACGACGGGCCAGGTGGCCTTCGAGGGCCACGACGTCCACGCCGATTACGCCTCGCTCCGCTCCCGAATCGGAATGGTGCCGCAGGACGACGTCGTGCACGGCGAGCTCACCGTGCGGCAGGCCCTGATGTACGCCGCCGAACTCCGGCTGCCGCCCGACACGAACAAGGCCGATCGCGAACAGGTCGTCAACGAGGTGCTCGAAGAGCTCGAGATGACGAAGCATCTCGACACGCGCGTCGACAAGCTCTCCGGCGGTCAACGCAAACGTGCCTCCGTCGCACTCGAGCTGTTGACCGGGCCGTCGCTGCTCATCCTCGACGAGCCGACGTCAGGACTCGATCCCGCGCTGGACCGCCAGGTGATGACGATGCTGCGCCAGCTCGCCGACGCCGGCCGCGTCGTGCTGGTCGTGACGCACTCGTTGACCTATCTCGACGTCTGCGATCAGGTGCTGCTGCTGGCGCCCGGCGGGAAGACCGCGTTCTGCGGCACGCCAGGTCAGATCGGGGCCGAACTCGGAACCACCAACTGGGCGGACATCTTCAGCTCGGTCGCCAACGACCCGGATGGTGCCAAGCGGCACTACCTCGAACGCCACGGTCCGCCGCCGCCGCCACCGGCCACGCAGCAACCCGCCGACCTCGGCTCGCCGACGCGCACCAGCGTGCCCAAACAGTTCTCGACCATCGCCCGCCGCCAGATGCGGCTGATCGTCTCGGATCGCGGGTACTTCCTCTTCCTGGCGTTCCTGCCGTTCATCATGGGTGCGCTGTCACTGTCGGTGCCGGGCACCGTCGGCTTCGGCGTACCGAAGACCGCTCTCGAGGGCGGCGCAGCGCCGAACGAACCGGGACAGATTCTGGTGTTGCTCAACGTCGGTGCCATCTTCATGGGCACCGCGCTGACGATCAGGGCGCTCATCGGCGAGCGGGCGATCTTCCTGCGGGAGCAGGCGGTCGGATTGTCCACGACCGCATACATGTTCGCGAAGGTGTTCGTCTTCGCCGGCTTCGCGCTCTTGCAGTCCGCAGTCGTCGTCGCCATCAACATCATCGGCAAGGGTTGGGGTGCTGGAGCCGTCACCAGCGGCGCGGTGATACCCAATCGCTCGCTCGAGTTGTACGTCGACGTCGCGGCGTGTTGCGTCGGCGCGGCGATGGTCGGCTTGGCCCTGTCGGCCCTGGCCAAGACCAGCGAGCAGATCATGCCACTGCTGGTGATCGCGATCATGAGCCAGCTGGTCTTCCAGGGCGGCATGATCCCCGTGACCGGTCGCATCGTGCTCGACCAGATGTCGTGGGTGACACCGGCTCGGTGGGGTTTCGCCTCGACGGCATCGACGATCGATCTACTCCGGCTCGTACCGGGCCCGCTGACGCCGCAGGACTCGCATTGGAAGCACACCGCCGCCGCGTGGTGGTTCAACATAGGCATGCAGGGGGCGATCTGCGTCGGCTACCTGAGCTTCGTACGCTTCAAGATTCGGCTCAAGGGCGGCTAG
- a CDS encoding pentapeptide repeat-containing protein — MTEFDQEWIDREFTGVDFRDDDLSRLRTERVVFTDCDFSGVDMTESEHLGSAFRNCTFRRTSLMHTVFRHCSLLGSVFTECRLRPVTMVEVDLTLAVLAGCDLRGIDLSDCRVREASLVGADLRKAVLRRADLRGARTQNVRLDEADLRGALTDPTFWTTASVRGAKIDINQALGYAAAHGLDVHGE, encoded by the coding sequence GTGACCGAATTCGACCAAGAGTGGATCGATCGTGAGTTCACCGGTGTGGACTTCCGCGACGACGACCTGAGCCGTCTGCGCACCGAGCGGGTCGTCTTCACCGATTGCGACTTCAGCGGTGTCGACATGACGGAGTCCGAGCATCTCGGCTCGGCCTTCCGCAACTGCACCTTTCGCCGAACATCGTTGATGCACACCGTGTTTCGGCATTGCAGCTTGTTGGGGTCGGTCTTCACCGAGTGCAGGCTGCGGCCGGTGACGATGGTCGAGGTGGATCTGACGCTCGCGGTGCTCGCCGGCTGCGATCTCCGCGGTATCGACCTCTCGGATTGCCGGGTGCGTGAAGCCAGTCTCGTCGGGGCGGATCTGCGCAAGGCGGTGCTGCGTCGCGCCGATCTACGAGGCGCGCGGACGCAGAACGTCCGCCTCGACGAAGCCGATCTGCGGGGTGCTCTGACCGACCCGACCTTCTGGACCACGGCATCGGTCCGAGGCGCGAAGATCGACATCAATCAGGCGCTCGGCTACGCGGCGGCGCACGGGTTGGACGTCCACGGCGAGTAG
- a CDS encoding GTP-binding protein — protein MVVSGGFGAGKTTFVGAVSEIMPLRTEAIVTNASRGVDGIDATPMKNTTTVAMDFGRITLADDLVLYLFGTPGQRRFWFMWDDLVRGAIGAIILVDVRRLEDSFAAVDFFEARRLPFLIAVNEFDHGPKYAPDAVRKALALREHIPVVNVDARDRQSARAALIAIAEYALMNLSSLPG, from the coding sequence ATCGTCGTCTCCGGTGGCTTCGGCGCCGGCAAGACGACGTTCGTCGGCGCCGTATCGGAGATCATGCCCCTGCGCACCGAGGCCATCGTGACCAACGCGTCGCGCGGCGTCGACGGCATTGATGCCACGCCGATGAAGAACACCACGACGGTCGCGATGGACTTCGGCCGCATCACTCTCGCCGACGACCTGGTGCTGTACCTGTTCGGAACCCCGGGTCAGCGCCGGTTCTGGTTCATGTGGGACGACCTGGTCCGCGGTGCGATCGGCGCGATCATCCTCGTCGACGTGCGCAGGCTGGAGGACAGCTTCGCTGCGGTCGACTTCTTCGAAGCCCGTCGGCTGCCGTTCCTGATCGCGGTCAACGAGTTCGATCACGGCCCGAAGTACGCGCCCGACGCGGTGCGCAAGGCGTTGGCGTTGCGGGAGCACATCCCGGTGGTGAATGTCGATGCGCGCGACCGGCAATCGGCGCGGGCGGCCTTGATCGCCATCGCCGAGTACGCGCTGATGAACCTGAGCTCACTGCCCGGGTGA
- a CDS encoding DUF742 domain-containing protein — protein MDFLPHDVWEPSEPLDEVSLVRPYTLTAGRTESRVYLPLEAPIRSLRSAPPPGWPGSDMRARILRLGRERPSVAEIAARLALPLGVARVLIGDLVAEGYLRVEATLGESANADERRELIGRTLRGLRAL, from the coding sequence ATGGACTTTCTGCCGCACGACGTCTGGGAGCCCAGCGAACCGCTCGATGAAGTCAGCCTCGTTCGGCCGTACACGCTGACGGCCGGTCGCACCGAGTCGCGCGTGTACCTTCCGTTGGAAGCGCCGATCCGGTCGTTGAGGTCCGCCCCACCGCCCGGATGGCCGGGGAGCGACATGCGTGCCCGGATCTTGAGGCTCGGCCGGGAGCGTCCCTCAGTCGCGGAGATCGCGGCTCGACTGGCCTTGCCGCTCGGTGTTGCGCGTGTGCTGATCGGCGATCTGGTGGCTGAGGGTTATCTTCGAGTGGAAGCCACTTTGGGCGAGTCGGCCAACGCCGACGAACGGCGGGAACTGATAGGAAGGACACTGCGTGGCCTACGGGCACTCTGA
- a CDS encoding roadblock/LC7 domain-containing protein — translation MTRPAPRDSLDWLVSKFATEVAGVSHAILVSADGLLMASSEHMPVERADQLAAVASGLASLSTGAAQLFDGGYVLQSVVEMENGYLLLMRVGDGSNLATLATRSCDIGQIGYEMAILVERVGTVIQSARRTAQRQ, via the coding sequence ATGACCCGTCCCGCCCCGCGTGACTCGCTCGACTGGCTGGTGTCCAAGTTCGCCACCGAGGTCGCCGGCGTATCGCACGCAATCCTGGTGTCTGCCGACGGTCTTCTGATGGCTTCCAGCGAGCACATGCCCGTCGAGCGGGCCGACCAACTAGCCGCGGTGGCGTCGGGGTTGGCCAGCCTGTCGACGGGCGCCGCGCAACTCTTCGACGGCGGTTACGTGTTGCAGTCGGTCGTCGAGATGGAGAACGGCTACCTGCTGCTAATGCGGGTGGGCGACGGGTCGAATCTCGCGACGTTGGCCACCAGGTCGTGTGACATCGGGCAGATCGGATACGAGATGGCGATTCTGGTGGAACGGGTCGGCACGGTCATTCAGTCGGCGCGCCGCACGGCTCAGCGCCAGTGA
- a CDS encoding ATP-binding protein, whose amino-acid sequence MTAFDVPAPADATPELPGNARRRPRRPSRWSLANWPVRWKVFAIVLVPLLLAGAFGGLRVASGWSDAGDLRLTADRADMVPSVERYMAALDAAMLANSAGGDAQASLSAFDTSKQNLRRQLAGTDVVPDVRTGVTSLLDGGQTLLDQVTANGVDLRGRITAYAPILLTAEDVVNGSVRVDDEKIRTGTQGLSRAIGARGQMMMQQLLVNLGGDLPEPELRTSMITLAGTEPSTLFGMSQVLGVGSPDAQRLQAEMVKRMALISDLAVVLVGNPELSQSLQATNEVATKVIDSATASVTSAVQDQAAVKRQQAIRDSAIVGAAMLLAFIVVLFVARSLVRPLRTLRDGALKVAHEDLALELERVRNGGQPGVVEPLPVHSTDEIGQVAHAVDELHEQAVLLAGEQSRLQLQVGDMFETLSRRSRSLVDQQLGLIDRLERDEQDPERLENLFKLDHLAARMRRNGANLLVLAGSKVPREQDEPVPVVALINAAASEVEDYTRVVTAIVPESEVAGVVAGDVVHLLAELLDNALRYSPPSAEVRVSAVHTGNGGLVIEVSDSGLGMTDADLRVANTRLQSGGEVDPFTARHMGLFVVGRLAAQHGLVVRLRSTVVAQPDSGTTAGVFIPAELLLHGPGGPESDDYVSDYGVTAYGEHLDYAGPTDADTDATPIYALDADHSDQNDADDVVAEPEYRNGHADIPVLLLPQRNPGASGISDIPSAPIEPVEVEPLEPVESEWPEEEHPVAEEQPHWHLPTEPSERPVPTDTSSFFAAKAQAATPATNGATGVNGVNGSDAAEAADPEPVAKPAGGSIFDSMLSEWLIDDPFKLAESTDLDWQTVWDHGWSAAAAAEQAPVEERTEEGLPMRQPGARLVPGAASNGDNGDGERNGGTNGGTEPADEQPAARATLEATQVTIRRDPEAVRSSMASHFGGVHAGRARVRDTSSTDED is encoded by the coding sequence ATGACGGCGTTCGACGTGCCCGCGCCCGCCGATGCGACCCCCGAATTGCCGGGTAATGCACGACGGCGACCGAGGCGTCCGTCGCGATGGTCGCTAGCGAATTGGCCCGTTCGTTGGAAAGTGTTCGCGATAGTTCTGGTGCCGTTGCTATTGGCGGGCGCATTCGGTGGTTTGCGCGTCGCCTCGGGTTGGTCCGATGCCGGTGACCTACGCCTGACGGCCGACCGTGCCGACATGGTGCCCTCCGTCGAGAGGTACATGGCCGCCCTGGACGCCGCGATGTTGGCGAATTCCGCCGGTGGCGACGCGCAGGCGTCCCTCAGTGCATTCGACACGAGCAAGCAGAATCTGCGGCGCCAACTCGCCGGTACGGACGTCGTTCCGGACGTCCGAACGGGTGTCACCAGCCTGCTCGACGGTGGCCAGACACTGCTCGACCAGGTCACCGCGAACGGCGTCGACCTTCGGGGCCGCATCACCGCCTATGCGCCCATCCTGTTGACCGCCGAGGACGTCGTCAATGGCTCGGTGCGCGTCGACGACGAGAAGATCCGCACCGGGACGCAGGGCCTCAGCCGCGCGATCGGTGCCCGCGGCCAGATGATGATGCAGCAGCTGCTGGTGAACCTCGGCGGCGACCTTCCCGAGCCGGAGCTGCGCACGTCGATGATCACGCTGGCGGGTACCGAACCGTCGACGCTGTTCGGCATGTCTCAGGTGCTCGGCGTCGGCTCGCCGGACGCGCAGAGGCTGCAGGCAGAGATGGTCAAGCGGATGGCCCTGATATCGGACCTGGCCGTCGTCCTGGTCGGCAACCCGGAGCTGAGCCAGTCACTGCAAGCCACCAACGAGGTCGCCACCAAGGTCATCGACTCCGCGACGGCGTCGGTGACGTCGGCCGTGCAGGACCAGGCCGCGGTGAAGCGCCAGCAGGCCATTCGCGATTCCGCGATCGTGGGGGCCGCGATGCTGTTGGCGTTCATCGTCGTGCTGTTCGTGGCCCGGTCGTTGGTCAGGCCGCTGCGGACGCTGCGCGACGGTGCCCTCAAGGTCGCGCACGAGGACCTCGCACTGGAGCTGGAGCGGGTGCGCAACGGCGGTCAGCCCGGTGTGGTCGAGCCGCTGCCCGTGCACAGCACCGACGAGATCGGTCAGGTCGCGCATGCCGTCGACGAACTGCACGAACAGGCCGTGCTCCTGGCTGGTGAACAATCCCGGCTACAGCTGCAGGTCGGCGACATGTTCGAGACGTTGTCGCGGCGCAGCCGTTCGCTCGTCGACCAGCAGCTGGGACTCATCGACCGACTCGAGCGCGACGAGCAGGACCCCGAGCGGCTGGAGAATCTCTTCAAGCTCGACCACCTGGCCGCCCGCATGCGCCGCAACGGGGCCAACCTGCTGGTGCTGGCCGGTTCCAAGGTGCCGCGCGAGCAGGACGAACCGGTACCCGTCGTCGCCCTGATCAACGCCGCGGCCTCGGAGGTCGAGGACTACACCAGGGTCGTCACCGCGATCGTTCCGGAGAGCGAGGTGGCCGGTGTCGTCGCGGGCGACGTCGTTCACTTGTTGGCCGAACTCCTGGACAACGCACTGCGCTATTCACCTCCGAGCGCCGAGGTGCGCGTGTCGGCGGTGCACACCGGCAACGGTGGGCTGGTCATCGAGGTCAGTGACAGTGGGCTCGGCATGACGGACGCCGATCTCCGCGTCGCCAACACGCGGCTGCAGTCCGGCGGCGAGGTCGATCCCTTCACCGCCCGCCACATGGGCCTCTTCGTCGTGGGCAGGTTGGCCGCCCAGCACGGTCTGGTCGTCCGGTTGCGCAGTACCGTTGTGGCGCAACCCGATTCAGGAACCACCGCGGGAGTGTTCATCCCGGCCGAGCTGCTTCTCCATGGCCCCGGTGGGCCTGAATCCGACGACTACGTCTCCGACTACGGCGTCACCGCCTACGGCGAGCACCTCGACTACGCCGGGCCCACCGATGCCGACACCGATGCCACTCCGATCTACGCACTGGATGCCGACCACTCCGATCAGAATGACGCCGACGACGTCGTGGCCGAGCCGGAGTATCGGAACGGCCATGCCGACATCCCCGTTCTGCTTTTGCCGCAACGCAATCCGGGAGCCAGCGGCATCTCGGACATTCCGTCGGCGCCGATCGAGCCGGTGGAAGTCGAGCCGCTGGAACCCGTCGAGTCGGAGTGGCCGGAGGAGGAGCACCCGGTCGCCGAGGAGCAGCCACACTGGCACCTGCCCACCGAACCCTCCGAACGCCCCGTCCCGACGGACACCTCGTCGTTCTTCGCCGCGAAGGCGCAGGCCGCGACACCGGCGACCAATGGCGCGACCGGCGTCAACGGCGTCAACGGATCAGACGCCGCCGAAGCCGCCGATCCCGAGCCGGTGGCCAAGCCGGCCGGCGGTTCGATCTTCGACTCGATGCTCTCGGAGTGGCTGATCGACGATCCGTTCAAGCTGGCCGAGAGCACTGATCTGGACTGGCAGACGGTCTGGGATCACGGGTGGTCCGCCGCCGCGGCCGCCGAGCAGGCTCCCGTCGAGGAGCGCACCGAAGAGGGCTTGCCGATGCGTCAGCCGGGCGCCCGTCTGGTGCCCGGAGCGGCGAGCAATGGCGACAACGGTGACGGTGAGCGCAACGGTGGCACCAACGGCGGGACGGAGCCGGCCGACGAACAACCCGCGGCGAGAGCGACGCTCGAGGCGACGCAGGTGACCATCCGGCGGGACCCCGAAGCCGTGCGGAGCAGCATGGCCAGCCACTTCGGCGGCGTGCACGCGGGACGTGCGCGCGTCCGTGACACGAGCTCGACAGACGAGGACTGA